Proteins encoded within one genomic window of uncultured Sphingopyxis sp.:
- the purU gene encoding formyltetrahydrofolate deformylase, translating into MTGPYVLTFSCADAVGIVAAVTGLLADADGFILDSQQYADLDSGRFFMRVEFRGEGPRFPEGLAGVQAAFAPIVERFRMDARISDTAAKPRFVIAVSQGSHCLNDLLHRWSTGNLAIDVVGVVSNHETQRRLSEWHGVPFHYLPVSDANRAEQEAAILDVMMRGGAEYLVLARYMQVLSSDLSARLAGRCINIHHSFLPGFKGAKPYHRAHERGVKLIGATAHFVTSDLDEGPIIEQAVERVDHRDGVEELIRIGRDTEAQVLARAVRWVAEQRVLIDGRKTVVFR; encoded by the coding sequence TTGACCGGACCCTATGTGCTGACGTTCAGCTGCGCTGACGCGGTCGGCATCGTCGCGGCGGTGACGGGGCTGCTCGCGGACGCCGACGGCTTCATCCTCGACAGCCAGCAATATGCCGACCTCGATTCGGGGCGCTTCTTCATGCGGGTCGAGTTCCGCGGCGAAGGACCGCGCTTTCCCGAGGGGCTGGCCGGGGTGCAGGCGGCGTTCGCACCGATCGTCGAGCGATTCCGGATGGATGCAAGGATCAGCGATACCGCCGCCAAGCCGCGCTTCGTGATCGCGGTGTCGCAAGGCAGCCATTGCCTCAACGACCTGCTCCACCGCTGGTCGACGGGCAATCTCGCGATCGACGTGGTGGGCGTCGTGTCGAATCATGAGACGCAGCGGCGGCTTTCCGAATGGCATGGGGTGCCCTTTCACTACCTGCCGGTGAGCGATGCGAACCGCGCCGAACAGGAAGCGGCGATCCTCGACGTGATGATGCGCGGCGGCGCTGAATATCTGGTGCTCGCGCGCTATATGCAGGTCTTGTCGAGCGATCTGTCGGCGCGGCTAGCGGGCCGCTGCATCAACATCCACCACAGCTTTCTGCCGGGCTTCAAGGGCGCCAAACCCTATCACCGCGCGCACGAGCGCGGCGTGAAGCTGATCGGCGCGACCGCGCATTTCGTGACGAGCGACCTCGATGAGGGGCCGATCATCGAACAGGCGGTCGAGCGCGTCGATCACCGCGACGGGGTCGAGGAACTGATCCGCATTGGCCGCGATACCGAGGCGCAGGTGCTCGCGCGCGCGGTGCGCTGGGTCGCCGAACAGCGCGTGCTGATCGACGGCCGCAAGACGGTGGTGTTT